One segment of Cetobacterium sp. NK01 DNA contains the following:
- a CDS encoding LrgB family protein: MKELLFDNAFFGIFISLIAFKIGKDIFNKFKWPILNPIFVALILIFIFMEVFNIPTSYYNKGGDILGFFIAPATVCLAIPLYKELGTLKKHYKVILMGALIGSITAILSVVFLGKLLGIQDIILLSFVPKSITTPIGIEVSKLLGGIPAITVFAIMVTGIAGNIFAPFMLKLFKIENAVARGLGIGISSHAVGTSKAIEMGEVEGAMSALSIVIAGIITIFIAPVLLNFLK, encoded by the coding sequence ATGAAAGAACTTTTATTTGATAATGCTTTTTTTGGAATTTTTATTAGTTTAATAGCATTTAAAATTGGAAAAGATATTTTTAATAAATTTAAGTGGCCTATCTTAAATCCTATTTTTGTTGCTTTAATTCTTATCTTTATATTTATGGAAGTTTTTAATATTCCTACTTCATACTATAATAAAGGTGGAGATATTTTAGGATTTTTTATAGCTCCTGCTACTGTTTGTTTAGCTATTCCTTTATATAAAGAACTTGGAACATTAAAAAAACATTATAAAGTTATTTTAATGGGTGCTCTTATAGGATCTATCACTGCTATTTTATCAGTTGTTTTTCTCGGAAAACTACTTGGAATACAAGATATCATTTTATTGTCTTTTGTTCCTAAATCTATTACAACACCTATTGGAATAGAAGTTAGTAAGCTTCTTGGTGGAATCCCTGCTATAACCGTTTTCGCAATAATGGTAACAGGTATAGCTGGTAATATTTTTGCTCCATTTATGTTAAAACTTTTTAAAATTGAAAACGCTGTTGCTAGAGGATTAGGGATTGGTATTTCTAGTCATGCTGTTGGAACTAGTAAAGCTATTGAAATGGGAGAAGTTGAAGGTGCTATGAGTGCTTTATCTATTGTTATTGCTGGTATCATAACTATTTTTATTGCTCCAGTACTTTTAAATTTTCTTAAATAA
- a CDS encoding CidA/LrgA family protein, with translation MLYEFLIILSINYLGVILEKIFHLPTPGTVNGLILLFILLSLKIVKLNTIKNVGEFFIANMIITFIPPSVKLLDVIDILKTDFFKLIFLLVLTTLITMVVTAVSVDFMMREKK, from the coding sequence TTGTTGTACGAATTTCTTATCATTTTAAGTATTAACTATTTAGGAGTTATTTTAGAAAAGATTTTTCATCTTCCTACCCCTGGAACTGTTAATGGTCTAATTCTTTTGTTTATTTTACTTTCTTTAAAGATAGTAAAATTAAATACGATAAAAAATGTTGGTGAATTTTTTATAGCTAATATGATTATCACTTTTATTCCACCTAGTGTAAAACTTTTAGATGTTATTGATATTTTAAAAACTGACTTTTTTAAACTTATATTTTTACTTGTTCTAACAACATTAATAACTATGGTTGTCACTGCAGTATCTGTAGATTTTATGATGAGGGAGAAGAAATAA
- a CDS encoding toxin-antitoxin system YwqK family antitoxin encodes MIKKISIIFYLMTQLAFGKYSQVDYSKILNKDGKIFVKTTGSPLTGMVTFQKDREFYKNGVPEGKWLSFYTNGKIKSIENWKNGELNGKYVLYGEDGNKTFQTYYLKGKDHGLFKLFHDNGKPHIIGKFYNGQAVGIWSYYSKNGKLIGERDYTLNIEHFDQTN; translated from the coding sequence ATGATAAAAAAAATTTCAATAATTTTTTATTTAATGACTCAGTTAGCTTTTGGAAAATATTCACAAGTTGATTACTCCAAAATTTTAAACAAAGATGGAAAAATATTCGTCAAAACAACGGGAAGTCCTTTAACTGGAATGGTAACATTTCAAAAAGATAGAGAATTTTACAAAAATGGGGTACCAGAAGGGAAGTGGTTATCTTTTTATACTAATGGGAAAATAAAATCCATCGAAAATTGGAAAAATGGGGAATTAAATGGAAAGTATGTTTTATATGGTGAAGATGGAAATAAAACATTTCAGACATACTACCTAAAAGGAAAAGATCATGGACTGTTTAAACTATTTCATGATAATGGAAAACCTCACATTATAGGTAAATTTTATAATGGTCAAGCAGTAGGTATTTGGAGTTACTATAGTAAAAATGGTAAATTAATAGGAGAAAGAGATTATACTCTAAATATTGAGCATTTTGATCAAACAAATTAA
- a CDS encoding STAS-like domain-containing protein yields the protein MKIKLKKYFKSSMLVNPDKAKSFCDKLKEILKKEEEVVLDFAGIQATTLVFLFVLFTNLWNEYGKDLKNKLTIKNGSQGLFKQMIYLKENYKELKTKFLGVHQNFEIAYIG from the coding sequence ATGAAAATAAAATTAAAGAAATACTTTAAAAGTTCAATGCTAGTTAATCCAGATAAAGCAAAAAGTTTTTGTGATAAATTAAAAGAAATATTAAAAAAAGAGGAAGAGGTTGTTTTAGATTTTGCAGGAATTCAAGCGACAACACTAGTGTTTTTATTTGTACTTTTTACTAATTTATGGAATGAATATGGAAAAGATTTGAAAAATAAATTAACAATAAAAAATGGATCACAAGGACTATTTAAGCAAATGATCTACCTAAAAGAGAATTATAAAGAATTAAAAACCAAGTTTTTAGGAGTTCATCAAAATTTTGAAATAGCTTATATAGGATAA
- a CDS encoding SoxR reducing system RseC family protein: MKSSGLVKKRIGNKVTILMYKESACSHCNKCSDSAKIANEFTFISDKENIEVGDILTFEMEDNQVFKAALIVYIIPLIIMFLAYFIADKIGLSEGKCIGASFSGLIISFIGIFFYDRFIVKNKMEKSVKVINVEKNGEGI, translated from the coding sequence ATGAAAAGTAGTGGATTAGTAAAAAAAAGAATAGGAAATAAAGTAACTATTTTAATGTATAAAGAAAGTGCTTGTTCACACTGTAATAAATGCAGTGATAGCGCAAAAATAGCTAATGAATTTACTTTTATTTCAGATAAAGAAAATATAGAAGTAGGAGATATTTTAACTTTTGAAATGGAAGATAATCAAGTTTTTAAGGCCGCACTAATAGTATATATAATTCCTTTAATAATTATGTTTTTAGCTTATTTTATAGCTGATAAAATTGGATTGTCAGAAGGAAAATGTATTGGAGCTAGTTTTAGTGGTTTAATAATATCTTTCATAGGTATATTCTTTTATGATAGATTTATTGTAAAAAATAAAATGGAGAAATCTGTAAAAGTGATAAACGTGGAGAAAAATGGTGAGGGGATATAA